In Haloarcula marismortui ATCC 43049, the sequence CTCACCCCCCTCTACAGGACACGTCCGGTCCGGATTGGTGGCAACGAAAACCGCGTTGTTCTCAGTGAGTGCAATTAGCGCATCCTGTAGCGTCTGGTAATCAAAACCGAAATCAAGTGACGCGATCACGGTGCCTGCTCGCTCTGGGTCGGTTGTCGTGTCCAGCCCAGCGGCGCGCAATTCCGCAACCAAGGCGTCCTCGCCGATAACATAGATTTTGCGCTCCGGATACTGCGCGGATAGATAATCCGCTGCTGCAGTGGCGGACGTGATTATGTCATCACTGCTGCAATCAATGCCCAGCGCGTTCAGCTTCTCACAATACTTCTCTCGCCGGTCAATCGGCTTGTTAGTAACAAATAGCGTCGAAAGCCCCGCTTCACGCACTGTCTGTACGCCTTCGGCGGCGTTTTCAACTAACGAATCACCACGATATACCGTACCGTCGAGGTCGATAATTGCACTTGTGTATGTCATCTAGAATCCTCCGTCTCAAACCGTGACGCTTCCGCAGCAGCCGCTGCTGGCGAGATCACAGGCGCTTTCTTGGCTGTAGGGACCGCGACAACCCTCGAAACACGCCGATAGCTTTGCCCGTTCATACTAATTGGACGCTGATGACCACGCCACCGATCCCGATGAGGGACAAGTAGAGCGATTTTCGTACGACCGGTGACAGCAGTGAACGGTTGATACTCGTTGCAAACCCGATTTTCACGAGGATACTGGAGAGCGTCCCGGCCAGCACACCCTGTGCCGCGACTGTCGGCGATATCTGTCCTGTCGACGTCAGCGTCACTGCAGTCGTTGTCGTCGTGCCGCTCGAGACGATGCCACTGAGGAAGCTCGTAATCAGGAATCCGGCTGTTCCGAATATGCGCTGTGCGCCAGCAGTGAGAATCAAGACGGCAAGGAAGAGCACGCCGAATTTTAGCGCGTTCGCGCTGCTAAACGGCGAGTCAAAATCCAGTTCCAGATCACCCTCCCAGTCGCTATCGTAATATGCGAGTCCGACGCCACTGATAGCGATCAGGCCGAGTGGTAGTCCAACACTGACTGCCGACTCGGGGACGAACGCAACGATGATCGCTAAATTACGGACCGCCATCGCCGCATCAGCGATCAGTATCGTTCCCACCGCGAGCTCTGTGATCCCAGTGTTGTTCTTTGCCCGGCCCGCGATTTCGCCGATCACTGCAGTTGAGTTCACCAAGCCGCCGAAGAAGCCGGTGACAGCGATCCCTTTACTGCCGTATCGCTGCATCACGATATAGTTCACAAACCCGATCCCGCTGACTGCGATCACGAGCATCCAGACCAGTTTCGGATCAATCGCATCCCATGGCCCGTACGTTCCGCCGGGCAAGAGCGGATACACGACAAACGAAATAATCGCAAACTCACCGGCGCTGCGTACTTCCTCTCGCGATAGCTGGTTCGCAAACTCGTGTAACTCCCTTCGAAGGACGAGCAGGAATGACGACGTAATGCCAATAATGACGCCGATAAGGACGTGGTTGGCTCCAACCAGAATCCCGACCGCGTACGCGACAAGGAGTGAAGTCGATGTTGTCAGGGACAGGCCAGAATCTAGCTCACCATCGTCGCCGGTCCACTGTGCGACTATGCCCCGGATTCCGAGTAATCCGCCCTGTACGAGTACCAGTGCCCCTCCCGAGGCAAGTAGTATCGTCTCGTTGAGAGACATTGCGGCAGCGCCGACCAGACTGGTCAGCGTAAACGTGCGGATTCCTGCTGACTTGTTTGCCCACTCTCGTTCAAGCCCAAGCAGCATACCCAGTGCACCTGCAATAAAAAGGTGTAGTATCTCAGTATCGACAGTTATCCCCTCTATACCTCCGAAAACAGCCGTATTCGCGATTGCACTCATTACAGTCATCTTATCTTACAAACGGTGGTTCCGTCATTTTTATATAGTCTATATACTACTATGTTCTATATGGAGACAAATATACTGATGGGTAATAGGTGTTGGCCTTGAGGCTAGCTTGAATATC encodes:
- a CDS encoding MgtC/SapB family protein; translated protein: MTVMSAIANTAVFGGIEGITVDTEILHLFIAGALGMLLGLEREWANKSAGIRTFTLTSLVGAAAMSLNETILLASGGALVLVQGGLLGIRGIVAQWTGDDGELDSGLSLTTSTSLLVAYAVGILVGANHVLIGVIIGITSSFLLVLRRELHEFANQLSREEVRSAGEFAIISFVVYPLLPGGTYGPWDAIDPKLVWMLVIAVSGIGFVNYIVMQRYGSKGIAVTGFFGGLVNSTAVIGEIAGRAKNNTGITELAVGTILIADAAMAVRNLAIIVAFVPESAVSVGLPLGLIAISGVGLAYYDSDWEGDLELDFDSPFSSANALKFGVLFLAVLILTAGAQRIFGTAGFLITSFLSGIVSSGTTTTTAVTLTSTGQISPTVAAQGVLAGTLSSILVKIGFATSINRSLLSPVVRKSLYLSLIGIGGVVISVQLV
- a CDS encoding HAD-IIA family hydrolase: MTYTSAIIDLDGTVYRGDSLVENAAEGVQTVREAGLSTLFVTNKPIDRREKYCEKLNALGIDCSSDDIITSATAAADYLSAQYPERKIYVIGEDALVAELRAAGLDTTTDPERAGTVIASLDFGFDYQTLQDALIALTENNAVFVATNPDRTCPVEGGEIPDAAGMIGAIEGVTGQELDQLIGKPSNVILQMALERVGGEPDRCLMIGDRLGTDIRMGNQAGMETVLPLTGVTSPADLAESDVIADHVVTDLSELAAIVENG